A single Rattus norvegicus strain BN/NHsdMcwi chromosome 5, GRCr8, whole genome shotgun sequence DNA region contains:
- the Kdf1 gene encoding keratinocyte differentiation factor 1 isoform X1, giving the protein MPRPGQPRPSSGPPRLGPWERPTELCLETNDERSQPPPGRRTRRPDPKDPGHHGPESITFISGSAEPANEPPTCCLLWRPWGWDWCRAAFCFRRCRDCLQRCGACVRSCSPCLSAGDPIEGSSEAAWAKEHNGVPPSPDRAPPSRRDGQKLKTSMGSSFSYPDVKLKGIPVYPYRHATSPVPDADSCCKEPLADPPPTRHSLPSTFTSSPRGSEEYYSFHESDLDLPEMGSGSMSSREIDVLIFKKLTELFSVHQIDELAKCTSDTVFLEKTSKISDLISSITQDYHLDEQDAEGRLVRGIIRISTRKSRSRPQTSEGRSARSTAPAAAPDSGHETMVGSGLSQDELTVQISQETTADAIARKLRPYGAPGYPASQDSSFQGTDTDSSGAPLLQVYC; this is encoded by the exons ATGCCCAGGCCGGGACAGCCCCGCCCATCGTCTGGGCCTCCACGCTTGGGGCCCTGGGAGAGGCCCACAGAGTTATGCCTGGAAACGAATGATGAGCGCTCCCAGCCCCCACCAGGCCGTCGCACCCGGAGGCCAGACCCTAAGGACCCTGGCCACCACGGGCCAGAGAGCATCACCTTCATTTCAGGCTCTGCAGAACCAGCCAACGAGCCCCCAACCTGCTGCCTCCTCTGGCGCCCCTGGGGTTGGGACTGGTGTAGGGCTGCCTTCTGCTTCCGACGCTGCAGGGATTGCCTCCAGCGCTGTGGAGCTTGTGTGCGGAGCTGTAGCCCCTGCTTATCTGCTGGAGACCCCATTGAAGGGTCTTCGGAAGCCGCCTGGGCCAAGGAACACAACGGTGTGCCTCCCAGCCCAGACCGAGCACCCCCCAGCCGCCGGGATGGGCAAAAGCTCAAGACCAGCATGGGCAGCAGCTTCAGCTACCCTGATGTTAAGCTCAAGGGCATCCCGGTCTACCCCTACCGCCATGCCACCTCCCCCGTCCCTGACGCGGACTCCTGCTGCAAGGAGCCCCTGGCAGACCCTCCTCCCACACGGCACAGCTTGCCTAGCACCTTCACCAGCAGCCCCCGTGGCTCTGAGGAGTACTATTCCTTCCATGAATCGGACCTGGACCTGCCCGAAATGGGCAGTGGCTCCATGTCGAGCCGTGAGATCGACGTGCTTATTTTCAAGAAGCTGACAGAGCTGTTCAGTGTACATCAGATTGACGAGCTGGCCAAGTGCACATCAGATACCGTGTTCCTGGAGAAAACCAGCAAGATCTCAGACCTGATCAGCAGCATCACACAGGACTACCACCTGGATGAGCAAGACGCTGAGGGCCGTCTAGTGCGAGGCATCATCCGCATCAGTACCCGCAAAAGCCGCTCGCGGCCACAGACCTCTGAGGGGCGCTCAGCCCGCTCtactgctcctgctgctgcccccGACAGTGGCCATGAGACCATGGTGGGCTCTGGCCTCAGCCAGGATG AACTGACAGTGCAGATCTCCCAAGAGACAACCGCAGATGCCATCGCCAGGAAGCTGAGGCCATATGGAGCCCCAG GGTACCCAGCCAGCCAAGACTCATCCTTCCAGGGCACGGACACAGACTCTTCAGGTGCACCCCTGCTGCAGGTGTACTGCTAA